A window from Sphingobium sp. EM0848 encodes these proteins:
- a CDS encoding DUF1176 domain-containing protein: MGAKRIFGLAAALSAVAGTALAQAPKPGTLESYKDWTIGCDNRDRCEAVSLLPEGGDWPDTPVMLGISRDADAAADPEIWVSRDARGRETLSFLIDGRKVATASSTDGEASVQGPQASALVIAMARGGAMEIRSGVRRISQPSLAGSAAALRYMDARQGRAGTQVALVATGALARSAVRPAPATPQVRRAIIPNGAEPPALWREELTALGKFTGCADEMRNASSPPDLYRLSRTETLVLVPCGAGAYNASAVPVIATGIAGRRAFHFASFDYQPGWSEDANHPMLVNARWAPQTSTLQSYAKGRGLGDCGGRESYVWDGTRFRLVEASAMGECRGAWRWITTWSAKVVE, encoded by the coding sequence ATGGGGGCGAAACGCATATTCGGGCTGGCGGCGGCGCTGTCGGCGGTCGCAGGCACGGCATTGGCGCAGGCGCCGAAGCCGGGCACATTGGAAAGCTATAAGGACTGGACCATCGGCTGCGACAATCGCGACCGGTGCGAGGCGGTGTCATTGTTGCCCGAGGGCGGCGACTGGCCCGATACGCCGGTCATGCTGGGCATCAGCCGGGATGCGGATGCAGCCGCCGACCCGGAAATCTGGGTCAGCCGCGATGCCAGAGGGCGTGAGACGCTGAGCTTCCTCATTGACGGGCGCAAGGTCGCGACCGCCAGTAGCACGGACGGCGAAGCCAGTGTGCAGGGGCCGCAGGCCTCCGCGCTTGTCATCGCCATGGCGCGGGGCGGTGCGATGGAAATCCGGTCGGGCGTCCGGCGGATCAGCCAGCCCTCGCTCGCCGGATCGGCTGCGGCATTGCGGTACATGGACGCCAGGCAGGGGCGGGCCGGGACGCAGGTGGCTTTGGTCGCGACCGGCGCGCTGGCGCGCAGCGCCGTCCGCCCGGCGCCCGCCACGCCGCAGGTGCGCCGCGCGATCATCCCCAACGGCGCCGAACCGCCCGCTCTCTGGCGGGAGGAGTTGACGGCGCTCGGCAAGTTCACGGGTTGCGCCGACGAGATGCGGAACGCTTCCTCGCCGCCGGACCTGTATCGCCTGTCCAGGACGGAAACGCTGGTGCTCGTGCCTTGCGGCGCGGGGGCCTATAATGCCTCCGCCGTCCCGGTGATCGCGACCGGCATTGCGGGACGGCGGGCCTTTCATTTCGCCAGCTTCGACTATCAGCCGGGCTGGAGCGAGGATGCGAACCATCCGATGCTGGTCAATGCCCGCTGGGCGCCGCAGACTTCCACCCTGCAAAGCTATGCCAAGGGCCGGGGTCTGGGCGATTGCGGCGGTCGGGAAAGCTATGTCTGGGACGGCACGCGCTTTCGTCTGGTGGAGGCGAGCGCCATGGGCGAATGCCGGGGCGCCTGGCGCTGGATCACCACCTGGTCGGCGAAGGTCGTCGAATAA
- a CDS encoding PilZ domain-containing protein yields MAELTQRRHDPRHKMFGPVALSFGGIAARAHFLDLSCTGALAHCETPPEAGTFLTVEALGQAASGRVMWAKGKRFGIQFSQPLTPTVMTVWIEGH; encoded by the coding sequence ATGGCTGAGCTGACGCAGCGGCGGCACGATCCGCGCCACAAAATGTTCGGGCCGGTGGCACTGAGCTTCGGCGGCATCGCGGCGCGGGCGCATTTTCTGGACCTGTCCTGCACGGGCGCGCTCGCCCATTGCGAAACGCCGCCCGAGGCCGGCACCTTCCTGACCGTCGAGGCCCTGGGGCAGGCGGCGAGCGGACGGGTGATGTGGGCCAAGGGAAAGCGCTTCGGTATCCAGTTCAGTCAGCCGTTGACCCCGACGGTGATGACCGTCTGGATCGAGGGGCACTGA
- a CDS encoding toxic anion resistance protein → MASTAPTATADPLNLTPPDPVPPVAPEKAAGLVPLDDAKRSKLDEKVDAFIDDLVAQDANSPEFGQRVDQLTNMGRKEIAEAAGHSNRFLDRPVRAMDSDNKVGVDLAELRRTIEDLDPGKRGSLTAPKKLFGLIPFGNRMRDYFDSYKSAQSHINSILGSLASGKDVLIKDNAAIDVERQNMWQTMGRLEQMIHISKTLDARLEAKALELDSTDPAKAKAIRESALFYIRQRTQDLLTQMAVTVQGYLALDLVKKNNVELVKGVDRASTTTVAALRTAVTVAQALVGQRLVLEQITALNTTTANMIDSTGEMLKTQTAQIHEQAASSTIPIETLQRAFQNIYDTMDNIDTFKMKALENMKTTVNTLSTEVEKSKGYIARAEGQAQAAQQARADNPLLSSIEA, encoded by the coding sequence ATGGCTTCAACCGCGCCGACCGCCACTGCCGACCCGCTGAACCTGACCCCGCCCGATCCGGTGCCGCCGGTCGCGCCCGAAAAGGCAGCGGGACTGGTGCCGCTGGACGACGCAAAAAGGTCGAAGCTCGACGAGAAGGTCGATGCCTTCATCGACGACCTCGTCGCGCAGGACGCCAATTCGCCGGAATTCGGCCAGCGGGTCGACCAGCTCACCAATATGGGGCGCAAGGAAATCGCGGAGGCCGCCGGTCATTCCAACCGCTTCCTCGACCGCCCGGTGCGTGCGATGGACAGCGACAACAAGGTCGGCGTCGACCTTGCCGAACTGCGCCGGACCATCGAGGATCTCGATCCGGGCAAGCGCGGCAGCCTGACCGCGCCCAAGAAGCTGTTCGGCCTCATCCCCTTCGGCAACCGGATGCGCGACTATTTCGACAGCTATAAAAGCGCGCAGAGCCACATTAATTCGATCCTCGGCTCGCTCGCCAGCGGCAAGGACGTGCTGATCAAGGACAATGCCGCCATCGATGTCGAGCGGCAGAATATGTGGCAGACCATGGGCCGTCTGGAGCAGATGATCCATATCAGCAAGACGCTGGACGCCCGGCTGGAGGCGAAGGCGCTGGAACTGGATTCGACCGATCCGGCCAAGGCCAAGGCGATTCGGGAGAGCGCGCTGTTCTACATCCGCCAGCGCACGCAGGATCTGCTGACGCAGATGGCGGTGACGGTGCAGGGCTATCTGGCGCTGGATCTGGTCAAGAAGAATAATGTCGAGCTGGTGAAGGGCGTGGACCGCGCCAGCACCACCACCGTCGCGGCGCTGCGCACCGCCGTCACCGTGGCGCAGGCGCTGGTCGGGCAGCGCCTGGTGCTGGAACAGATCACCGCGCTCAACACGACGACCGCGAACATGATCGATTCGACCGGCGAGATGCTGAAGACCCAGACCGCGCAGATTCACGAGCAGGCCGCGTCCAGCACCATTCCCATTGAGACGCTCCAGCGCGCCTTCCAGAACATCTACGACACGATGGACAATATCGACACGTTCAAGATGAAGGCGCTGGAGAATATGAAGACGACGGTGAACACGCTGTCGACCGAAGTCGAGAAGTCCAAGGGCTATATCGCCCGCGCCGAGGGGCAGGCCCAGGCTGCGCAACAGGCCCGCGCCGACAATCCGCTGCTGAGTTCGATCGAGGCATGA
- the egtD gene encoding L-histidine N(alpha)-methyltransferase yields MLLTEDATLPLRAPDPAFRRDIVEGLSREPKATPPIWFYDRRGSELFEAITDLPEYYPTRTETALLEKHGHDFAAMVGSGRAVVEFGAGSARKTPHLLRAIDPEAYVPIDISGEFLHASSSDLASAFPGLPVLPVVGDFNRDLSLPAAVDGLPRLGFFPGSTIGNLEPEAAVDLLRAMHRLLGDGSMLLIGMDRIKDRERLIAAYDDAAGVTAAFNLNLITRINRELEGDMPIDGFAHRAVWNDEKARIEMHLEAVRPLHFHVAGQCFRMAAGETIHTESSHKYGTRDERLLLRAGGWEPLREWTDADGLFSLILAAA; encoded by the coding sequence ATGCTGCTGACCGAGGACGCCACGCTGCCGCTGCGCGCGCCCGATCCGGCCTTCCGACGCGACATAGTCGAAGGCCTGTCCCGCGAGCCCAAGGCGACGCCGCCCATCTGGTTCTACGACCGCCGCGGATCGGAACTGTTCGAGGCGATCACCGACCTGCCCGAATATTATCCGACGCGGACGGAAACCGCCTTGCTGGAAAAACATGGGCACGATTTCGCCGCCATGGTGGGATCGGGACGCGCGGTGGTCGAATTCGGCGCGGGCAGTGCGCGCAAGACGCCGCATCTGCTGCGCGCCATCGATCCGGAAGCCTATGTGCCGATCGACATCAGCGGCGAATTTCTCCACGCCAGCAGCAGTGATCTGGCTTCGGCCTTTCCGGGGTTGCCGGTGCTGCCAGTCGTCGGGGACTTCAACCGCGATCTGTCCCTGCCCGCCGCCGTGGACGGACTGCCCCGGCTGGGCTTCTTCCCCGGATCGACCATCGGCAATTTGGAGCCGGAGGCCGCCGTCGATCTGTTGCGGGCGATGCACCGGCTGCTGGGCGACGGGTCGATGCTGCTGATCGGCATGGACCGGATCAAGGACCGCGAACGGCTGATCGCCGCCTATGACGATGCGGCGGGAGTGACCGCAGCGTTCAATCTGAACCTGATCACACGCATCAACCGCGAGCTGGAGGGCGACATGCCGATCGACGGCTTTGCCCATCGCGCAGTCTGGAATGACGAAAAGGCGCGGATTGAAATGCATCTGGAGGCGGTTCGGCCGCTGCATTTCCACGTCGCGGGCCAATGTTTCCGCATGGCGGCGGGTGAGACGATCCATACCGAAAGCAGCCATAAATATGGCACGCGCGACGAAAGGTTGCTGCTGCGCGCGGGCGGATGGGAACCGTTGCGGGAATGGACCGATGCGGACGGGCTGTTTTCGCTGATCCTCGCAGCAGCATAG
- a CDS encoding class I SAM-dependent methyltransferase, which produces MKSPAWPAGILTGCLLLLAGCGPFSSDKNNDRPAAVRAFPRADRPVAPIVSTRWSSEEARDRVNEAEDIMNRAGIRRGMTVADIGAGEGYYTVRLANRVGDRGRVLAEDIMPEVIEALSRRITREDWRNVSVKLGAPENPRLPENSFDRIFMVHMYHEIAEPYAFLWNLSPALKPDGELIVVDANRPTDQHGTPPRLLACELAAMGFRLEELVPKPTAGGYFARFKRAAARPDPSAIVPCALRS; this is translated from the coding sequence ATGAAAAGTCCGGCGTGGCCGGCCGGAATCCTGACAGGATGCCTGCTGCTGCTGGCGGGCTGCGGCCCGTTTTCGTCGGACAAGAATAACGACCGCCCGGCGGCAGTCCGCGCTTTTCCGCGCGCCGACCGCCCGGTGGCCCCCATCGTTTCCACCCGCTGGTCGAGCGAAGAGGCCCGCGACCGTGTGAACGAGGCCGAGGACATCATGAACCGCGCGGGCATCCGGCGCGGCATGACCGTGGCCGACATCGGCGCGGGTGAGGGCTATTATACGGTGCGCCTCGCGAACAGGGTGGGTGACAGGGGGCGCGTGCTGGCCGAGGATATCATGCCCGAGGTGATCGAGGCCCTCAGCCGCCGCATCACGCGGGAGGATTGGCGCAATGTCAGCGTCAAGCTGGGCGCGCCGGAAAACCCCAGGCTGCCCGAAAACAGCTTTGACCGCATCTTCATGGTCCACATGTATCATGAGATTGCAGAGCCTTACGCCTTTCTCTGGAACCTCAGCCCTGCGCTCAAGCCCGATGGCGAACTGATCGTGGTGGATGCCAACCGGCCGACCGACCAGCATGGCACGCCGCCGCGCCTGCTCGCCTGCGAACTGGCGGCGATGGGTTTCCGGCTGGAGGAACTGGTGCCCAAGCCGACGGCGGGCGGCTATTTCGCCCGTTTCAAACGGGCCGCCGCGCGACCGGACCCCAGTGCAATCGTCCCTTGCGCCCTGCGTTCCTGA
- the typA gene encoding translational GTPase TypA, with the protein MSLRNIAIIAHVDHGKTTLVDQLFRQSGTFRDNQRVEERAMDSNDLEKERGITILAKPTSVEWNGTRINIVDTPGHADFGGEVERILSMVDGVILLVDSSEGAMPQTKFVTGKALALGLRPIVVVNKIDRPDERIQEVLDEVFDLFVTLDATDEQLDFPVLYASGRNGYANDDSSLRSGTLEPLFQKIVDHVPPPSLDVDAPFSFLVTLLDRDNFLGRILTGRVNSGTLKVNQPIHAIDADGNVLETGRASKILSFRGLERVPVEEAQAGDIISLAGLTVATVANTIADPSVNTAIKAQPIDPPTLSMRFAVNDSPMAGREGSKVTSRMIRDRLMREAESNVAIKVTESADKDSFEVAGRGELQLGVLIETMRREGFELGISRPRVLFGEDEAGNKTEPYETVVIDVDDEFSSTVVDKMNQRKAELTDMRPSGGGKTRITFSAPSRGLIGYHGEFLSDTRGTGIMNRLFEKYGPHKGNIEGRKNGVLISNGAGEAVAYALGPLEERGVLMVGVGETLYEGMIIGQNAKPEDLEVNPMKSKALTNFRASGKDDSIRLTPPWKMTLEQAIAYIDDDEMVEVTPKNIRLRKRYLDPNERKRMSRAKAAA; encoded by the coding sequence ATGTCCCTGCGTAATATCGCGATCATCGCGCACGTCGACCATGGTAAGACCACGCTCGTCGACCAGCTTTTCCGCCAGTCCGGCACCTTCCGCGACAATCAGCGCGTCGAGGAACGCGCGATGGACTCGAACGACCTCGAAAAGGAACGCGGCATCACCATTCTGGCGAAGCCCACCTCGGTCGAATGGAACGGCACCCGCATCAACATCGTCGACACGCCCGGCCACGCCGACTTCGGCGGTGAGGTGGAACGCATCCTCTCCATGGTCGACGGCGTGATCCTGCTGGTCGACTCGTCGGAAGGCGCGATGCCGCAGACCAAGTTCGTGACCGGCAAGGCGCTTGCCCTGGGCCTGCGTCCGATCGTCGTCGTCAACAAGATCGACCGTCCCGACGAGCGCATCCAGGAAGTGCTGGACGAAGTGTTCGACCTGTTCGTGACGCTGGATGCCACGGACGAGCAACTCGACTTCCCGGTCCTCTACGCCTCGGGCCGCAACGGCTATGCGAACGACGATTCGTCGTTGCGTTCGGGCACGCTGGAGCCGCTGTTCCAGAAGATCGTCGACCATGTGCCGCCGCCGTCGCTGGATGTGGACGCGCCGTTCAGCTTCCTGGTGACGCTGCTCGACCGCGACAATTTCCTCGGCCGCATCCTGACCGGCCGCGTCAATTCGGGCACGCTGAAGGTCAACCAGCCGATCCACGCCATCGACGCCGACGGCAATGTGCTGGAAACCGGCCGTGCGTCCAAGATCCTGTCCTTCCGCGGCCTGGAGCGCGTGCCGGTCGAGGAAGCGCAGGCGGGCGACATCATCTCGCTGGCCGGTCTGACCGTCGCGACCGTGGCGAACACCATTGCCGATCCGTCCGTCAATACCGCGATCAAGGCGCAGCCGATCGATCCGCCGACCCTGTCGATGCGCTTTGCGGTGAACGATTCGCCCATGGCGGGCCGCGAGGGCAGCAAGGTGACGAGCCGCATGATCCGCGATCGCCTGATGCGCGAAGCGGAATCGAACGTCGCCATCAAGGTGACGGAATCGGCGGACAAGGACAGCTTCGAAGTCGCCGGTCGCGGCGAACTTCAGCTGGGCGTCCTGATCGAGACGATGCGCCGCGAAGGCTTCGAACTCGGCATTTCGCGTCCGCGCGTGCTGTTCGGCGAGGATGAGGCCGGCAACAAGACCGAGCCTTATGAAACCGTCGTCATCGACGTGGACGATGAATTCTCCAGCACGGTCGTCGACAAGATGAACCAGCGCAAGGCGGAACTGACCGACATGCGCCCCTCGGGCGGCGGCAAGACCCGCATCACCTTCTCGGCGCCGTCGCGCGGCCTGATCGGCTATCATGGCGAGTTCCTGTCCGACACGCGCGGCACCGGCATTATGAACCGGCTGTTCGAGAAATACGGGCCCCACAAGGGCAATATCGAAGGCCGCAAGAATGGCGTGCTGATCTCCAATGGCGCGGGCGAGGCGGTGGCCTATGCCCTTGGCCCGCTGGAAGAGCGCGGCGTCCTGATGGTCGGCGTGGGCGAAACGCTCTACGAAGGCATGATCATTGGCCAGAACGCCAAGCCCGAAGACCTTGAAGTCAATCCGATGAAGTCGAAGGCGCTGACCAACTTCCGCGCTTCGGGCAAGGATGACAGCATCCGCCTGACCCCGCCGTGGAAGATGACGCTGGAGCAGGCCATCGCCTATATCGACGACGATGAGATGGTCGAAGTGACGCCGAAGAACATCCGTCTGCGCAAGCGCTATCTTGATCCGAACGAGCGCAAGCGCATGTCGCGGGCCAAGGCTGCCGCCTGA
- the prfB gene encoding peptide chain release factor 2, producing MRAEAQQYIDRIDAALDLLRRFLDWDRALRRLDELNARVEDPTLWDNQKLAQEVMRERTRLDAAIGATRAIDSEKTDTAELIEMAEAEGDEDMVNEAVASLKALADRADEDKIKALLAGEADASDTYLEIHAGAGGTESQDWAEMLSRMYRRWAERRGYKVELVDYQAGDQAGIKSATFLFKGENAYGYAKTESGVHRLVRISPYDSSARRHTSFSSVWVYPVIDDNIEIEVNESDLKIDTYRASGAGGQHVNTTDSAVRITHVPSGIIVASQNDRSQHKNRATAMNMLKARLYEAELRRREEAASTDYQAKTEIGWGHQIRSYVLQPYQLVKDLRTGVTSTSPDDVLDGALDPFMAAALSQKVTGEKVDVEDVD from the coding sequence ATGCGCGCCGAAGCGCAGCAATATATCGACCGCATCGACGCCGCGCTGGATTTGCTGCGCCGTTTCCTGGACTGGGACCGCGCGCTGCGCCGCCTGGATGAACTGAACGCCCGCGTCGAGGACCCGACGCTCTGGGACAATCAGAAACTCGCGCAGGAAGTGATGCGCGAGCGCACCCGGCTGGACGCCGCCATTGGCGCCACCCGCGCGATCGACAGCGAGAAGACCGACACCGCCGAACTCATCGAAATGGCCGAGGCCGAGGGCGATGAGGATATGGTGAACGAGGCCGTTGCGTCGCTGAAGGCGCTGGCTGACCGGGCCGATGAGGACAAGATCAAGGCGCTGCTGGCGGGCGAGGCCGACGCCAGCGACACCTATCTGGAAATCCACGCTGGCGCGGGTGGTACCGAAAGTCAGGATTGGGCCGAAATGCTCAGCCGCATGTACCGCCGCTGGGCGGAACGGCGCGGCTATAAGGTGGAACTGGTCGACTATCAGGCGGGCGATCAGGCGGGCATCAAGTCCGCGACCTTCCTGTTCAAGGGCGAGAATGCCTATGGCTATGCCAAGACGGAGAGCGGCGTCCACCGTCTGGTGCGCATCAGCCCCTATGACAGTTCGGCGCGGCGGCACACCAGCTTCTCGTCGGTCTGGGTCTATCCGGTGATCGACGACAATATCGAGATTGAGGTCAATGAGAGCGACCTCAAGATCGACACCTACCGCGCGTCGGGTGCGGGCGGGCAGCACGTCAACACCACGGACTCGGCGGTCCGTATCACCCACGTTCCCTCAGGCATCATCGTCGCGTCGCAGAATGACCGCTCGCAGCACAAGAACCGCGCGACGGCCATGAACATGCTGAAGGCGCGCCTCTACGAAGCGGAACTGCGCCGCCGGGAGGAAGCCGCTTCGACCGACTATCAGGCCAAGACCGAGATCGGCTGGGGCCACCAGATTCGTTCCTACGTCCTTCAGCCCTATCAGTTGGTGAAGGATTTGCGCACGGGCGTCACCTCCACTTCGCCCGACGATGTGCTGGACGGCGCGCTCGATCCCTTCATGGCGGCCGCCCTGTCGCAGAAGGTGACGGGCGAGAAGGTCGATGTGGAGGATGTCGACTGA
- a CDS encoding FUSC family protein, whose translation MSPGAVTRFISARTVDEAECVASVLLAIALAHGLGAVHVSWAAFAGYMVMRGHAGETLVRGLLRIAGTVAGGMLALLVAPLVLPSLPLITLAMLVAATVSLYGALTGKRSYAWLFFGLTFVMLLFDRVEHPDIALPSFVATRILETSVGTLACVTVSLASTLTLRRRWPGSRTPPPQRLGWHGGAFRHALQTGVAVGSLAVLHALIAIPAPTQGAIAAMAVMMMPAAGIGGSGLVPVSRRILHRVLGGVAGAVLAAAVLLIAHGSPAVLIAGTVAGVLLGRHLENGDHGYRYVGTQFTLAVLVALVPDSYGDAAIAPALERLAGTLIGMAALAPVLLGWHWFSPDRPRPSSLSREEAGGI comes from the coding sequence ATGAGTCCGGGTGCGGTCACGCGTTTCATCTCGGCACGCACCGTCGATGAGGCGGAATGCGTCGCCTCCGTCCTGCTGGCGATCGCGCTGGCGCATGGACTGGGCGCTGTTCATGTCTCCTGGGCCGCCTTTGCCGGCTATATGGTCATGCGCGGCCACGCCGGCGAAACGCTGGTACGGGGATTGCTGCGCATCGCCGGGACGGTCGCGGGCGGCATGCTGGCGCTGCTGGTCGCTCCGCTTGTCCTTCCATCCCTGCCTCTGATCACGCTGGCGATGCTGGTGGCGGCAACGGTCAGCCTCTATGGCGCGCTGACGGGCAAGCGATCCTATGCCTGGCTGTTCTTCGGCCTGACCTTCGTCATGCTGCTGTTCGACCGGGTGGAGCATCCCGACATCGCCCTGCCCAGTTTCGTCGCGACGCGCATTCTGGAAACCAGCGTGGGGACGCTGGCCTGCGTGACCGTCAGCCTGGCCTCCACCCTGACGCTGCGTCGCCGCTGGCCCGGCAGCCGGACGCCGCCGCCGCAGAGGCTCGGCTGGCATGGCGGAGCCTTTCGCCATGCCTTGCAGACCGGGGTGGCGGTGGGGTCACTGGCTGTCCTCCATGCCCTGATCGCCATTCCTGCGCCGACGCAGGGCGCGATTGCGGCCATGGCGGTGATGATGATGCCGGCGGCGGGCATTGGCGGCAGCGGGCTTGTCCCCGTCAGTCGCCGCATCCTCCATCGCGTGCTGGGCGGCGTCGCGGGTGCCGTGCTGGCCGCTGCGGTGTTGCTGATCGCCCATGGATCGCCGGCGGTGCTGATTGCCGGGACCGTGGCGGGCGTGCTGCTGGGACGGCATCTGGAAAATGGCGACCATGGCTATCGCTATGTCGGCACGCAGTTCACTCTGGCGGTGCTGGTGGCGCTGGTGCCCGACAGTTACGGCGACGCCGCCATCGCTCCTGCGCTGGAAAGGCTGGCGGGCACGCTGATCGGCATGGCGGCGCTGGCCCCGGTGCTGCTGGGCTGGCACTGGTTCAGTCCCGACCGGCCCCGGCCCTCCTCCCTTTCGCGGGAGGAAGCCGGAGGCATCTGA
- a CDS encoding NupC/NupG family nucleoside CNT transporter — translation MHLLIGLAGIALILAIAFALSSDRRAIRLRVVGAAFLLQAGIALLVLYVPVGRAVIAGMSHGVSNLLGYAQAGTDFIFGPLAKPEIGGASFAIAALPVIIFFASLVSILYYLGIMQQVVRWVGGAIEKVTGVSKVESLCAAANIFVGQSESPLVIRPYLAGLTPPQVFAVMTSGMAGVAGTILAAYASMGIKIDYLLAASFMSAPGGLLMAKIMMPDEPVREPELPLGDHSDAQFDGTAGEPLPPATHDEEKPANLIMAAAQGAQTGVKLAVAVGAMVLAFVALVALANGILGGIGGWFGYPDLSFQQLLGYVFSPVMYLLNIPWNEAQIAGGLFGAKVVLNEFVAYINLGQVQGALSPATIAIVTFALCGFANFSSIAIQMAVTGNLAPNQRPVIARLGLKALVAGSLANLMSAALAGLMLSLR, via the coding sequence ATGCATCTTCTCATTGGCCTAGCCGGTATCGCGCTGATCCTTGCCATTGCCTTCGCCCTGTCTTCCGATCGTCGCGCCATCCGGTTGCGGGTGGTCGGTGCGGCCTTTCTGTTACAGGCGGGCATTGCATTGCTGGTGCTCTATGTGCCGGTTGGACGTGCAGTGATTGCGGGCATGTCGCATGGCGTATCGAACCTGCTCGGCTATGCGCAGGCGGGGACGGACTTCATCTTCGGCCCGCTCGCCAAGCCGGAGATCGGCGGGGCGAGCTTCGCCATCGCGGCGCTGCCGGTCATCATCTTCTTCGCCAGCCTGGTGTCGATCCTCTATTATCTGGGCATCATGCAGCAGGTGGTGCGCTGGGTCGGCGGCGCCATCGAGAAGGTGACGGGCGTGTCCAAGGTCGAGAGCCTGTGCGCCGCCGCCAATATCTTCGTCGGGCAAAGCGAAAGCCCGCTCGTCATCCGTCCCTATCTGGCGGGCCTCACCCCGCCGCAGGTCTTTGCCGTGATGACCAGCGGCATGGCCGGGGTCGCGGGCACCATCCTGGCCGCCTATGCCTCCATGGGGATCAAGATCGACTATCTGCTGGCGGCGAGCTTCATGTCCGCGCCCGGCGGCTTGCTGATGGCGAAGATCATGATGCCGGACGAGCCGGTGCGCGAACCGGAGCTGCCGCTTGGCGATCATTCCGACGCGCAGTTCGACGGCACGGCGGGCGAACCGCTGCCGCCAGCCACCCATGATGAGGAAAAGCCTGCCAATCTGATCATGGCCGCTGCCCAGGGCGCGCAGACCGGCGTGAAGCTGGCCGTCGCGGTCGGCGCGATGGTGCTGGCCTTCGTCGCGCTGGTGGCGCTGGCGAACGGCATATTGGGCGGGATCGGCGGCTGGTTCGGCTATCCGGATCTCAGCTTCCAGCAACTGCTCGGCTATGTCTTCTCGCCAGTCATGTACCTGCTCAACATTCCGTGGAACGAGGCGCAGATCGCGGGCGGCCTGTTCGGCGCCAAGGTCGTGCTCAATGAATTCGTCGCCTATATCAATCTGGGGCAGGTTCAGGGCGCGCTGTCGCCCGCGACCATCGCCATCGTCACCTTTGCCCTATGCGGCTTCGCCAATTTCAGTTCGATTGCGATCCAGATGGCCGTCACCGGCAATCTGGCGCCCAACCAGAGGCCGGTGATCGCGCGACTGGGCCTCAAGGCACTGGTGGCGGGCAGTCTGGCCAATCTGATGAGCGCGGCGCTGGCGGGGTTGATGCTCAGCCTGCGTTGA